A region of the candidate division WOR-3 bacterium genome:
TTTGGCTTATTACTATCTGAAAATCTGGAAGCTGGTGGACTGATTCAATACTCATCGAGTTACTATGAGCGAAATACAATAACTCCATTAATTACGGAATGGAAATCAAATAATATTTCAATTGGATTCTACTTGCAAAGATATTTTAAAATCACTGACAATTTTCTCTTTTCAATTGTTGGGGACATTAATTTTGGAAGTGGAAAAACTACTGATAAGACAACAAATACAATTACAAATGAAGTTACAGAAAATGAAACTAAAAGAAATAGTATTAGACTGAATGCCAGACCAAATTTCATTTTCTTCCCATCTAACAATTGGGCCATCAGAGCCAGTATTGGGAATATTGGTTACAACTATTCAAAAAATAGAACTGATGATGAAAATGTAAATATATTTAATATCAATTACGGCACTATTGGACTTGGAGTATCATATTACTTTAGACAAGAGAGCAAGTGACAATTGAATTAATTATGCCTTTCTACAATACTGTGTTTGCTTAATGACGGACGAAAACGCCTCCCGTAGTGTCAGGCAAGTTATATGCGTGCAGGCAGACAAATCCGTTGGATTTATCCGTCTCTAAACAAACCCAAACCATTGGCAGTCATGCCAAGAAAGATAGTAGAGTTAAGTAACTATATAGCAAGCTGAGCTTAACAGAAAATGTATATAAACAATTTAATTAAATAAGATGAATTCAACAAAAACAATTACAGATCTCTTACTGGCATTATGCTTTGTAATCGGCTATACCACAGAATCCAAAGCATGCACAAGAGTGGTATACAAAGGACCAAACAACAAGATTATAACAGGAAGGTCGATGGATTTTTCAATAGAAATCCCTGCTAATCAATGGATATTTCCCCGTGGCATGAAACGAAATGGTGAAGTTGGTAAAAACTCCATTGAATGGGTATCCAAATATGGTAGCATAGGCGTGAGCACATGGGATATCGCCATTGCTGATGGTATGAATGAAAAAGGTTTGGTAGCAAACTTACTTTGGTTGGTTGAGTCAGAGTATCCCAGCTTCAGTAAAGATGGCGACAAAAAGGGAATGGCCATATCTTTATGGGCACAATATGTATTGGACAATTTTGCAACTGTTGCAGAAGCAGTTGAAGAATTAAGTAAGGAATCATTTGTTATAGTTTCTGATTTTATCCCGGGTTCCGACAAGTTCACCACCGTACATTTGTCTATTTCAGATGCCACTGGCGACAATGCTATTTTTGAATACATCAAAGGAAAGTTGGTAATACACCATGATCCATCCTACACAGTAATGACGAATGACCCGCCATACGAACAACAATTAGCTATAGCTAAGTATTGGGAAAATATTCCTGGCAAGGTTTTCCTCCCTGGCTCAGTTACCGCAGCTGACCGTTTCGTACGG
Encoded here:
- a CDS encoding linear amide C-N hydrolase, which codes for MNSTKTITDLLLALCFVIGYTTESKACTRVVYKGPNNKIITGRSMDFSIEIPANQWIFPRGMKRNGEVGKNSIEWVSKYGSIGVSTWDIAIADGMNEKGLVANLLWLVESEYPSFSKDGDKKGMAISLWAQYVLDNFATVAEAVEELSKESFVIVSDFIPGSDKFTTVHLSISDATGDNAIFEYIKGKLVIHHDPSYTVMTNDPPYEQQLAIAKYWENIPGKVFLPGSVTAADRFVRASFFINAIPQTDNTRVAVAGVFSVIRNVSVPYGFAIEGFPNLSTTRWRSVADQKDLVYYFETALTPNTFWVDLKKIDFSEKAGVRKLDLSDNKTYSGEVSAEFKKSKPFQFLGL